One genomic window of Methyloceanibacter sp. wino2 includes the following:
- a CDS encoding YgcG family protein, whose amino-acid sequence MAGISHSRAILHGLLGALTLVFCLALLLPGAQAEPEFPALTGRVVDNADLLSPADEQALTEKLKELEDKSSDQLVVVTLPSLQGYTIEDFGYQLGRHWGIGTKELDNGVLLIVAPNERKVRIEVGYGLEPILTDALSRVIIDNAILPRFRSGDFPGGIKTGVEDIGLALTGDTAELERRAKVRRDADEVPIDWFTILFYIAIFVLIMYLSSKGVIVAPGGSRGGRSGGGYSGGGWSSGGGGFSGGGGGFGGGGSSGSW is encoded by the coding sequence ATGGCCGGAATTTCGCACAGCCGGGCGATCCTTCACGGCCTCCTGGGCGCGCTGACACTAGTCTTCTGTCTGGCCCTCTTGCTTCCGGGCGCCCAAGCCGAGCCGGAGTTCCCGGCGCTCACGGGGCGCGTCGTCGACAACGCCGATCTCCTGAGCCCTGCCGACGAGCAGGCGCTGACGGAGAAACTGAAAGAACTCGAAGACAAGAGTTCGGATCAGCTGGTCGTGGTCACCCTGCCTTCGTTGCAGGGCTACACGATCGAGGATTTCGGCTATCAGCTCGGCCGCCATTGGGGCATCGGCACGAAGGAGCTGGACAACGGCGTCCTCCTCATCGTCGCGCCCAACGAGCGCAAAGTGCGCATCGAAGTCGGCTACGGGCTCGAACCCATCCTCACGGACGCCCTGTCCCGGGTGATCATCGACAATGCGATCCTGCCCCGCTTCCGCAGCGGCGACTTTCCGGGCGGCATCAAGACCGGCGTCGAGGACATCGGCCTTGCGCTCACGGGCGACACGGCTGAGCTGGAACGGCGAGCCAAAGTTCGCCGCGACGCGGATGAAGTGCCGATCGACTGGTTCACCATCCTGTTCTACATCGCGATCTTCGTGCTGATCATGTACCTGTCCAGCAAAGGCGTGATCGTCGCGCCGGGCGGCAGCCGCGGCGGCCGCTCCGGCGGCGGCTATTCGGGCGGCGGCTGGAGCAGCGGCGGTGGCGGCTTCTCGGGCGGGGGAGGCGGCTTTGGCGGCGGCGGTTCCTCCGGCAGCTGGTAG
- a CDS encoding LemA family protein, with the protein MQALARIWNGPVGRVGLLSLMAAMLAGCGINTIPTLDERAQAAWSEVLNQYQRRADLIPNLVETVKGFAEQESKVLTEVIEARAKATQVQIPKDILTNKEAFDKFQEAQNNLSGALGRLLVTVERYPDLKSNQNFLALQSQLEGTENRIAIARRDYIAAVRDYNTELRTFPGRLWHMILYSGLEPMQNFSVSQDAMETPKVEF; encoded by the coding sequence ATGCAGGCCTTGGCACGGATTTGGAACGGGCCCGTCGGCCGGGTCGGACTCCTGTCGCTGATGGCGGCGATGCTCGCCGGTTGCGGCATCAACACCATCCCCACGCTGGATGAGCGCGCGCAAGCCGCGTGGAGCGAAGTGCTCAACCAGTATCAGCGCCGGGCCGATCTCATTCCGAACCTGGTCGAAACCGTGAAGGGCTTCGCCGAACAGGAAAGCAAGGTCCTGACGGAGGTGATCGAGGCGCGGGCCAAGGCCACGCAGGTCCAGATCCCGAAAGACATCCTCACCAACAAGGAAGCCTTCGACAAATTCCAAGAGGCGCAGAACAATCTGTCCGGTGCACTGGGCCGGCTGCTCGTCACTGTCGAGCGCTACCCGGACCTCAAGTCGAACCAGAACTTCCTGGCGCTGCAGTCCCAGCTCGAAGGCACCGAGAACAGGATCGCCATCGCGCGGCGTGACTACATCGCCGCGGTTCGGGACTACAACACCGAGCTGCGGACCTTCCCCGGACGGCTATGGCACATGATCCTGTATTCGGGTCTGGAGCCGATGCAGAACTTCTCCGTGTCCCAGGATGCGATGGAGACGCCGAAGGTCGAGTTCTAG
- a CDS encoding L,D-transpeptidase family protein: MRLSSVSSAALFAAALWAAPAAAEETAPGNADDPMTIVVSLPNQRATVFRGTSVITTTAVSTGKRGYATKAGVYSILEKRRRHYSNLYNGAPMPWMQRLTWTGTALHAGAIPGYPASHGCIRLPYSFAPKLFKMTQVGAQVVVAHSAVEPKPISHPALFQPLPPPMPPELLTQTAPAAKPLRKSSNETTPERPFRLPIIFAKATAVTPEPTADKASAKLALAPETTGSIPQAESPKTPHSLDDTTRHAIDPSAAPFVGSGAHAVAAKSPATAADDDLAGAEIAAVETSDDFMKHQDRLLDREEPKGQDRLAPVDKTAASDEPVAEAEDVAPQAEDSDPIAELVSDTASQSMPAADATPTVTADTLEASAQQPVTVALSVLGLNDHPPLPLERPSAMTSRLKAGARAAAVEAADPISQEPLRILVTRRTTRDRTVDVQYMLSDMGYLAPQNFDGTRGSATIRALKAFQKDNEMPVTGAFTDDVIKKIYEVAGKEEPAEGQLFVRQKFASVFSTPVSFSNPDKRLGTHLFTIMHFEPGAKQAEWTAISLNDEETAESVLDRINIPADVRQRISERLTPGSSLIVADTAINSAALPKGADFLVWDTSKGAAVQRASTTPSRTVRKRSTAQRPSYTRERSRSRYSSRRAPRRGFFQF; encoded by the coding sequence ATGAGATTATCGAGCGTTTCCAGCGCTGCGCTGTTTGCGGCGGCCCTTTGGGCTGCGCCGGCCGCGGCCGAGGAAACCGCACCCGGCAACGCCGACGATCCGATGACCATCGTCGTATCGCTGCCGAACCAGAGAGCGACGGTCTTCCGCGGCACGTCGGTGATCACAACCACGGCCGTGTCGACCGGTAAGCGCGGCTACGCGACCAAGGCTGGCGTCTACAGCATTCTCGAGAAGCGGCGGCGCCACTATTCGAACCTTTACAACGGCGCTCCCATGCCGTGGATGCAGCGCTTGACCTGGACGGGCACGGCTCTCCACGCCGGGGCCATCCCGGGCTATCCGGCCTCTCACGGCTGTATCCGCCTGCCCTATTCCTTCGCGCCCAAGCTGTTCAAGATGACCCAGGTCGGAGCGCAGGTCGTCGTCGCGCACAGCGCCGTCGAGCCGAAGCCGATCTCGCATCCGGCGCTGTTCCAGCCGCTGCCGCCGCCGATGCCCCCGGAGCTCCTGACCCAGACCGCGCCGGCCGCGAAGCCTCTGCGCAAGTCGAGCAACGAGACGACGCCCGAGCGGCCCTTCCGTTTGCCAATCATCTTCGCCAAGGCGACCGCCGTCACGCCGGAGCCCACCGCCGACAAGGCCTCCGCGAAGCTGGCGCTCGCTCCGGAGACAACGGGCTCGATCCCGCAGGCCGAGAGCCCCAAGACGCCGCACAGCCTGGACGACACGACTCGTCATGCGATCGACCCAAGCGCCGCTCCCTTCGTGGGCAGCGGCGCCCATGCGGTTGCCGCCAAGAGCCCGGCCACGGCTGCCGACGACGATTTGGCCGGAGCCGAAATTGCCGCCGTCGAGACCTCCGACGACTTCATGAAGCATCAGGATCGTCTGCTGGACCGCGAGGAGCCGAAGGGCCAGGACCGCTTGGCACCCGTGGACAAGACGGCAGCTTCCGACGAGCCGGTTGCCGAAGCAGAGGACGTGGCACCGCAGGCGGAAGACAGCGATCCGATTGCGGAACTCGTGAGCGATACGGCATCGCAGAGCATGCCTGCCGCCGACGCAACGCCGACAGTGACCGCCGACACGTTGGAGGCCAGTGCGCAGCAGCCCGTGACGGTGGCTCTTTCGGTCCTTGGTCTCAACGATCATCCGCCGCTGCCGCTGGAGCGGCCGTCCGCGATGACGTCGCGTTTGAAGGCCGGCGCCCGCGCTGCTGCGGTCGAAGCCGCAGATCCGATCTCTCAGGAGCCCCTGCGTATTCTCGTGACACGCCGGACGACGCGCGACCGTACGGTCGACGTTCAGTACATGCTGTCCGACATGGGCTATCTGGCGCCGCAGAACTTCGACGGCACGCGCGGGTCGGCAACGATCCGGGCGCTCAAGGCCTTCCAAAAAGATAACGAGATGCCCGTCACGGGCGCGTTCACCGACGACGTCATCAAGAAGATCTACGAAGTGGCCGGCAAGGAAGAGCCCGCGGAAGGGCAGCTTTTCGTTCGGCAAAAGTTTGCGAGCGTGTTCTCGACACCGGTCAGCTTCTCAAATCCGGACAAGCGGCTCGGCACGCATCTCTTCACGATCATGCATTTCGAGCCCGGCGCAAAGCAGGCCGAGTGGACCGCCATCAGCCTCAACGACGAGGAGACGGCGGAGTCAGTCCTCGACCGCATCAATATTCCGGCCGATGTGCGCCAGCGCATCTCCGAGCGCCTGACACCCGGCTCGTCGCTGATCGTGGCCGACACGGCCATCAACTCGGCGGCGCTGCCCAAGGGCGCTGATTTCCTGGTTTGGGATACGAGCAAGGGCGCAGCCGTCCAGCGGGCAAGCACCACGCCGAGCCGCACGGTGCGCAAGCGCTCGACCGCACAGCGTCCCAGCTACACGCGGGAACGGTCTCGCTCCCGCTATTCCTCGCGCCGCGCGCCGCGCCGCGGTTTCTTCCAGTTCTAG
- a CDS encoding prolyl-tRNA synthetase associated domain-containing protein has product MELARAKLFAYLDTLGIASTTVEHDAMFTVEQSQALRGTIPGAHTKNLFLRDKDNRLVLVVAKEDTKVDLKTLAKTLGLGRFSFGKPEQMKAVLGVEPGSVTALALIHEGSRDLAAVVVDEALMAFAEVNCHPLDNRATTRLAMSDLLRFMRACGHKPRVLQLQ; this is encoded by the coding sequence ATGGAATTAGCACGCGCGAAGCTCTTTGCGTATCTGGACACGCTCGGAATTGCGTCGACGACCGTCGAACACGACGCCATGTTCACGGTCGAGCAGTCTCAGGCGCTGCGCGGGACGATTCCGGGCGCCCACACGAAGAACCTCTTCTTGCGCGACAAGGACAACCGGCTTGTCCTGGTCGTGGCCAAGGAAGACACGAAAGTGGATCTCAAGACCTTGGCCAAGACGCTGGGGCTCGGCCGCTTCAGCTTCGGAAAGCCCGAGCAGATGAAAGCCGTGCTCGGGGTCGAGCCTGGGTCGGTGACGGCGCTGGCCCTGATACATGAGGGCTCAAGGGACCTTGCCGCCGTGGTCGTTGACGAAGCCCTGATGGCGTTCGCGGAAGTGAACTGCCATCCCCTCGACAACCGCGCCACAACCCGTCTCGCGATGTCCGATCTCCTGCGCTTCATGCGGGCCTGCGGACACAAGCCTCGGGTGTTGCAGCTTCAGTGA
- the trxA gene encoding thioredoxin, producing MDTPILGADGEATPGAETVKNTTTQDFMRDVIEASNERPVLVDFWAPWCGPCKQLTPVLEKAVRATKGAVALVKMNIDDHPEIPGQMGVQSIPAVFAFKEGRPVDGFMGALPESQINAFIARLVGETVGTAADVETATAALEAGDVNAAAQIFGQIMQDEPENMEALAGLARCYVKTGDLDRAEQTLALAPPNKADSAPIAAAQSALDLARKSSDAGDVDTLRAKAAQSPDDPQAQFDLALALNASGDREEALDALLSIVAKNRSWNDDAARKQLVQFFEVWGPADPATTSGRQRLSSLLFA from the coding sequence ATGGATACCCCAATCCTGGGCGCCGATGGCGAGGCCACGCCCGGCGCCGAGACCGTCAAGAACACCACGACCCAGGACTTCATGCGCGATGTCATCGAGGCCTCGAACGAGCGGCCGGTGCTGGTCGACTTCTGGGCGCCCTGGTGCGGACCCTGCAAACAGCTGACCCCCGTTCTCGAAAAGGCGGTGCGCGCCACCAAGGGCGCCGTGGCGCTGGTCAAGATGAACATCGACGATCACCCCGAGATCCCCGGCCAGATGGGCGTCCAGTCCATCCCCGCCGTATTCGCTTTCAAAGAGGGGCGTCCGGTGGACGGCTTCATGGGAGCGCTGCCGGAATCGCAGATCAACGCCTTCATCGCACGGCTGGTGGGCGAGACGGTTGGGACCGCCGCCGACGTGGAGACGGCCACGGCCGCGCTCGAGGCAGGCGATGTCAACGCAGCGGCGCAGATCTTCGGTCAGATCATGCAGGACGAGCCCGAGAACATGGAGGCGCTCGCCGGCCTTGCGAGATGTTACGTGAAGACGGGCGACCTTGACCGCGCCGAACAGACGCTGGCGCTGGCACCCCCGAACAAGGCCGACAGCGCGCCCATCGCCGCGGCCCAGTCCGCGCTCGACCTTGCGCGAAAATCCAGCGATGCCGGCGACGTGGACACGCTGCGGGCGAAGGCGGCGCAATCGCCTGACGACCCGCAAGCCCAGTTCGACTTGGCCCTGGCTCTGAACGCGAGCGGAGACCGTGAAGAGGCGCTCGATGCGCTTTTGTCGATCGTCGCCAAGAACCGGAGCTGGAACGACGATGCAGCCCGGAAGCAACTTGTGCAGTTCTTCGAGGTTTGGGGTCCGGCGGACCCCGCGACGACCTCGGGCCGGCAGAGATTGTCGTCGCTGCTTTTTGCCTGA
- a CDS encoding LON peptidase substrate-binding domain-containing protein — MNNSYDNPGDLPTVLPVFPLRGSILLPRASLTLNVFEPRYLALVDYALANERLIGVVQPGGSTGSAESPQGKSFPIRPVGCVGRITSFNETDDGPLVISLTGISRFLVGDEATSDTPFRLFAADFKPYTDDFISDLGEEDVDRVRLLATLRRYLEANGLNADWERINEAANEQLVNTLSILSPYGPEEKQALLEAASLKERAEALVALAEMELASRDDSSGTSLQ; from the coding sequence ATGAACAACTCCTATGACAATCCCGGAGATCTACCCACGGTCTTGCCGGTGTTTCCCCTGCGCGGCTCGATCCTGCTTCCCCGCGCCTCGCTCACGCTCAACGTGTTCGAACCGCGCTACCTCGCGCTTGTGGATTATGCCTTGGCCAATGAGCGCCTCATCGGCGTGGTGCAGCCCGGCGGCAGCACGGGCTCGGCGGAGTCGCCGCAAGGAAAGTCCTTCCCGATCCGCCCCGTCGGCTGCGTGGGACGTATTACGAGCTTCAACGAGACCGACGATGGGCCGCTGGTCATTTCGTTGACAGGCATTTCGCGCTTCCTGGTTGGCGATGAAGCGACCTCCGACACGCCGTTCAGACTGTTTGCCGCAGACTTCAAGCCGTATACGGATGACTTTATCAGTGACCTCGGCGAGGAGGATGTGGATCGCGTGCGCCTGCTCGCGACTCTCAGGCGCTACCTCGAGGCCAACGGTCTGAACGCGGATTGGGAGCGGATCAACGAGGCGGCGAACGAGCAGCTCGTCAACACACTCTCGATCCTGTCGCCTTACGGGCCGGAAGAGAAGCAGGCGCTGCTCGAGGCGGCCAGCCTTAAAGAGCGCGCCGAGGCTTTGGTCGCCTTGGCGGAAATGGAATTGGCCTCGCGCGACGACAGTTCAGGGACTTCGCTGCAATGA
- a CDS encoding Trm112 family protein — translation MTDPSKTPSTESGSVDPRLLEILVCPLTKTSLDYDAQRQELISRAAGLAYPIRDGIPVMLPEEARELDQS, via the coding sequence ATGACCGATCCCAGCAAGACACCGAGCACGGAAAGCGGGAGCGTCGATCCACGGCTCCTGGAAATTTTAGTCTGCCCCCTGACGAAAACGTCATTGGACTACGATGCGCAGCGGCAGGAATTGATCAGCCGCGCGGCGGGGCTCGCCTACCCCATTCGTGACGGCATTCCCGTCATGCTGCCTGAAGAAGCGCGCGAGCTCGACCAGAGCTAG
- the gluQRS gene encoding tRNA glutamyl-Q(34) synthetase GluQRS — MAGQEAASTGFVTRFAPSPTGLLHLGHAYSALTAWEAAQAANGVCLLRIEDTDTGRVRPEYEAAIYEDLSWLGLAWPEPVMRQSERHAAYTDALARLSARGLTYPCRCTRADIRAAFAAPQEGAAPANNAPSVYPGTCRGRPLSDAGPEDAIRLDLNRALHLVQGETLTWLETGPAHAGRQALDCDALRREVGDVVLARKDIGTAAYHLGVVVDDAAQGVTHVIRGADLLDATPIHRLLQALLDLPVPVWHHHALVRDENGKRLAKRDDARAIRAYRDSGMTPAEVRDLCRAQTV, encoded by the coding sequence ATGGCGGGCCAAGAGGCAGCGTCCACGGGTTTCGTGACGCGATTTGCACCCTCGCCGACAGGGCTCCTGCATCTGGGGCACGCCTATTCGGCCCTGACGGCTTGGGAGGCCGCCCAAGCGGCCAATGGGGTGTGTCTCCTTCGCATCGAGGACACGGACACTGGACGTGTTCGCCCCGAATACGAGGCCGCAATCTACGAAGACCTGTCCTGGCTTGGGCTCGCCTGGCCGGAACCCGTGATGCGCCAATCGGAACGGCATGCCGCCTATACGGACGCGCTCGCCCGCCTTAGCGCGCGCGGGCTGACCTATCCGTGCCGCTGCACCCGCGCGGACATCCGCGCTGCGTTCGCCGCGCCGCAGGAAGGCGCCGCGCCCGCAAACAATGCGCCGTCGGTCTATCCGGGTACGTGCCGGGGACGACCCTTGTCCGACGCGGGACCTGAGGATGCGATCCGCCTCGATCTCAATCGCGCGCTCCACCTCGTCCAGGGAGAAACACTAACGTGGCTCGAAACGGGGCCTGCGCACGCAGGCCGGCAGGCGCTGGACTGCGATGCCCTGCGGCGCGAGGTCGGCGATGTCGTGCTGGCGCGCAAGGACATCGGCACGGCCGCCTATCATCTTGGGGTCGTTGTGGACGATGCGGCCCAGGGGGTGACGCATGTCATACGAGGCGCGGACTTGCTGGACGCGACGCCGATCCATCGTCTCCTGCAGGCTCTCCTCGATCTGCCCGTGCCGGTTTGGCACCACCACGCGCTGGTGCGCGACGAGAACGGCAAACGGCTCGCCAAGCGCGACGATGCGCGTGCGATCCGTGCCTATCGAGACTCGGGAATGACGCCGGCGGAGGTCCGGGATTTGTGCCGCGCCCAGACAGTGTGA
- a CDS encoding FAD-dependent monooxygenase: protein MSQSAKGQSGFHIVVAGGGFAGGVLALALARLAPKTCHVTLVDAAPPDAEQPPDGRGLALSPASKNLLNAVGLWSRLEPGAQSMDAIEITDSPLNAALRPHLLGFADELKDEGTKAWLVEAGALLGAIADEVRTEPAIDLIAPDTVQTFETDGFGATIHLASGRTLRAVLLVAADGKKSKLRERAGIKCIGWSYAQMGIVATVAHERPHQGRAIQHFLPSGPFAILPLKGNRSSIVWTEDADLAKTLVEGDPDIFLAELSRRFGHRLGTISLEGPPRAFPLSFQMARAFVGDRLALVGDAAHVVHPLAGQGLNIGLRDVAALVEAITDSARLGLDIGSATALGRYQRWRRFDSAFSGAAMDGMNRLFSNDSAPLRAIRDLGMGLVDRAPGLKRFLVREAAGATGDVPRLLRGEDL, encoded by the coding sequence GTGTCGCAGAGTGCCAAAGGACAGAGCGGTTTCCACATCGTCGTTGCCGGTGGAGGCTTCGCCGGGGGCGTCCTCGCCTTGGCGCTGGCCCGTCTCGCGCCGAAGACCTGCCACGTGACGCTTGTCGATGCGGCCCCGCCGGACGCGGAGCAGCCGCCGGACGGGCGCGGACTCGCGCTGTCGCCTGCCTCGAAGAACCTCCTCAATGCCGTCGGGCTGTGGTCCCGCCTGGAACCAGGCGCGCAGTCCATGGATGCGATAGAGATCACCGACAGTCCGCTCAATGCGGCCTTGCGGCCTCATCTTCTGGGTTTTGCGGACGAGCTGAAGGATGAGGGGACGAAAGCTTGGCTCGTCGAAGCCGGGGCGCTCCTCGGGGCGATCGCGGACGAGGTGCGCACGGAACCGGCGATCGACCTCATTGCGCCGGATACGGTTCAGACCTTCGAGACCGACGGGTTCGGCGCCACCATACATCTAGCGAGCGGGCGGACCTTGCGGGCGGTGCTGCTGGTTGCGGCTGACGGCAAGAAGTCGAAACTGCGCGAGCGCGCTGGTATCAAATGTATCGGCTGGTCCTACGCGCAGATGGGGATCGTGGCGACCGTCGCCCATGAACGTCCTCACCAGGGCCGCGCGATCCAACACTTCCTCCCCTCGGGTCCCTTTGCCATCCTGCCGCTGAAGGGCAACCGCTCCTCGATCGTCTGGACCGAGGACGCCGACCTCGCGAAGACTCTCGTCGAGGGCGACCCGGACATCTTCCTGGCCGAACTCAGCCGCCGCTTCGGTCACCGCTTGGGGACGATCTCGCTCGAAGGACCCCCGCGCGCTTTTCCGCTCTCGTTCCAGATGGCCCGTGCTTTTGTCGGCGATCGCCTGGCGTTGGTGGGCGACGCGGCCCATGTGGTGCATCCGCTCGCCGGCCAAGGGCTCAATATCGGGCTGCGCGATGTGGCCGCCTTGGTGGAGGCGATCACTGACAGCGCGCGCTTGGGACTCGACATTGGTTCGGCGACGGCGCTCGGGCGTTACCAGCGTTGGCGCCGCTTCGACAGCGCGTTCTCGGGCGCGGCGATGGACGGCATGAACCGGTTGTTCTCGAACGACAGCGCACCCTTAAGGGCGATCCGCGACCTCGGCATGGGGCTAGTCGACCGCGCGCCCGGCCTTAAACGCTTTCTCGTCCGCGAAGCCGCGGGCGCGACAGGCGATGTGCCGCGCCTCCTCCGCGGCGAGGATTTGTAG
- the tesB gene encoding acyl-CoA thioesterase II, with protein MSAAVDQLLSILDLEPLEHNLYRGLSPQIGWQRVFGGQVIGQALVAAQRTVEDRGAHSLHAYFLRAGDPAVPIIYEVDRLRDGKSFSTRRVVAIQHGHPIFSMSASFQRQEKGLEHQMPMPDVPPPEEVPSEAALAETLMDRMPPPAKAYWQAERPIEMRPVDLSRYLSPQKRDPSQYIWIRANGSLADDPALHQCVLAYASDFTLLDTALVAHGRFVFDPNLMLASLDHALWFHRPFRADEWLLYAQDSPISGAARAFCRGTFFTRDGRLVASTAQEGLVRERVPSK; from the coding sequence ATGAGCGCTGCCGTCGATCAACTTCTGTCGATCCTCGACCTTGAACCCCTGGAGCACAATCTGTACCGGGGCCTGAGTCCCCAGATCGGCTGGCAGCGGGTGTTCGGCGGCCAGGTTATCGGTCAGGCCCTTGTCGCCGCCCAGCGGACGGTGGAGGACCGGGGTGCCCATTCGCTCCATGCCTATTTTTTGCGCGCTGGCGATCCCGCCGTCCCGATCATCTACGAAGTGGACCGGCTCCGAGATGGCAAGAGCTTCTCGACCCGGCGCGTCGTGGCGATTCAGCACGGCCACCCGATCTTTTCCATGTCGGCGTCGTTTCAGCGGCAAGAGAAGGGGCTCGAGCACCAAATGCCTATGCCCGACGTGCCGCCGCCCGAGGAGGTCCCGAGCGAGGCCGCCCTCGCCGAGACGCTGATGGATCGAATGCCGCCTCCGGCCAAGGCCTATTGGCAGGCCGAGCGTCCCATCGAGATGCGGCCCGTTGATCTATCGCGCTATTTGTCGCCGCAGAAGCGCGACCCGAGCCAGTACATCTGGATTCGGGCGAACGGCTCCTTGGCCGACGACCCGGCCTTACATCAATGTGTCCTCGCCTACGCCTCGGACTTCACCCTCCTGGATACGGCCCTCGTCGCCCATGGCCGGTTCGTTTTCGATCCAAACCTGATGCTGGCGAGCCTGGACCACGCCCTGTGGTTCCACCGGCCCTTCCGGGCGGATGAATGGCTTCTCTACGCTCAAGACAGCCCGATATCGGGCGCAGCACGGGCGTTCTGTCGGGGCACGTTCTTCACGCGCGATGGGCGCCTCGTCGCCTCCACAGCCCAAGAAGGGCTTGTGCGCGAACGCGTGCCGTCCAAATAG
- a CDS encoding P-II family nitrogen regulator, translated as MKLVMAIIKPFKLDEVRQALTELGLQGMTVTEVKGYGRQKGHTEIYRGAEYAVNFLPKIKIEVVVPAKMVDNAVDAIVAAAKTGQIGDGKIFVVPVEQTVRIRTGETNESAL; from the coding sequence ATGAAGCTGGTGATGGCAATCATCAAGCCATTCAAGCTCGACGAGGTGCGCCAAGCCCTCACAGAGCTTGGACTGCAAGGCATGACCGTTACCGAGGTCAAGGGATACGGACGGCAGAAAGGCCACACGGAAATCTACCGTGGCGCCGAGTACGCGGTGAACTTCCTACCGAAGATCAAGATCGAAGTCGTGGTGCCGGCCAAGATGGTCGACAACGCCGTGGACGCGATCGTCGCGGCCGCGAAGACCGGTCAGATCGGCGATGGCAAGATCTTCGTCGTTCCCGTCGAGCAAACGGTGCGCATTCGCACCGGCGAAACCAACGAATCTGCACTGTGA
- a CDS encoding ammonium transporter codes for MIVATAIVLMMSIPGLALFYGGLVRKKGVLAVLMQVFAIVCLMTLLWYFVGYSLAATDGGSLNAYIGGFDKMFLAGIGSDTLSGTIPESVFFMFQLTFAAITPALIVGAFADRMKFSAVCIFMCLWLIIVYVPVWHWVWGGGFLSEDGVLDFAGGTVVHINAGVAALVACIFLGKRVGYPNENMAPHNLVLSVIGASLLWVGWFGFNAGSALGANGGAGMAMLATQVATAAAALAWMFVEWLVHKKPSVLGIISGAVAGLVAITPACGFVDGWGALWIGIAAGVICFFMSTAVKKALGYDDSLDVWGIHGVGGIVGAILTGVFAVEAIGGTAGLLEGNPGQVLTQLWGIVATIVWCAIATFVILIVTNILVGLRVSEPVEIEGLDINLHGETVQ; via the coding sequence ATGATCGTCGCCACGGCTATCGTGCTGATGATGTCCATTCCCGGTCTCGCCCTGTTCTATGGCGGCCTCGTCCGTAAGAAGGGCGTTCTGGCTGTCCTCATGCAGGTGTTTGCAATCGTCTGCTTGATGACGCTGCTGTGGTACTTCGTCGGCTACTCGCTGGCTGCGACCGACGGCGGTTCACTGAACGCGTATATCGGCGGCTTCGACAAAATGTTCCTTGCCGGTATCGGTTCGGACACGTTGAGCGGCACGATCCCCGAGTCGGTGTTCTTCATGTTCCAGCTCACCTTCGCGGCCATTACCCCGGCCCTGATCGTGGGTGCTTTTGCGGACCGCATGAAGTTCTCCGCCGTGTGCATCTTCATGTGCCTGTGGCTGATCATCGTCTATGTGCCGGTCTGGCACTGGGTCTGGGGCGGCGGCTTCCTCTCCGAGGACGGCGTTCTCGACTTCGCTGGCGGTACGGTCGTTCACATCAATGCCGGTGTTGCCGCTCTCGTGGCGTGTATCTTCCTCGGCAAGCGTGTGGGTTACCCGAACGAGAACATGGCACCGCATAACCTGGTGCTCAGCGTGATCGGTGCTTCGCTGCTGTGGGTTGGCTGGTTCGGCTTCAACGCCGGTTCGGCTCTCGGTGCCAATGGCGGCGCCGGCATGGCCATGCTTGCGACGCAAGTCGCGACGGCAGCTGCGGCTCTTGCCTGGATGTTCGTCGAATGGCTCGTCCACAAGAAGCCGTCCGTACTCGGTATCATCTCCGGTGCCGTTGCGGGCCTCGTGGCCATTACCCCGGCTTGCGGCTTCGTCGATGGTTGGGGCGCACTCTGGATCGGTATTGCCGCCGGTGTGATCTGCTTCTTCATGTCGACTGCCGTGAAGAAGGCTCTTGGCTATGACGACTCGCTCGACGTCTGGGGCATCCACGGCGTTGGCGGTATCGTCGGCGCCATCCTCACCGGCGTCTTCGCCGTTGAGGCGATCGGCGGTACGGCCGGCCTGCTCGAGGGCAACCCCGGCCAGGTGCTGACCCAGCTTTGGGGCATCGTCGCCACCATCGTGTGGTGCGCGATCGCGACCTTCGTGATCCTGATCGTCACCAACATTCTGGTGGGTCTCCGGGTCAGCGAGCCGGTCGAGATCGAGGGCTTGGACATCAATCTCCATGGTGAGACCGTCCAATAA